In one Echinicola marina genomic region, the following are encoded:
- a CDS encoding YchJ family protein, protein MTDCYCGSGRSFQDCCGPIIKSKAAPTAEALMRSRYAAYCIVDAGYIHQTSHPKVQEQYQFEDIQNWAKENKWTKLEIIHTEKGQSSDNEGIVEFKAHFIAADGKLHVHQERSVFLKEDGKWFYLEGSYPKSAPVQSNKVSRNDPCPCGSGKKFKKCCG, encoded by the coding sequence ATGACAGATTGCTATTGTGGATCAGGACGGTCCTTTCAGGATTGCTGCGGACCAATCATTAAATCCAAAGCTGCTCCAACGGCGGAGGCCTTGATGCGATCCAGGTATGCTGCCTATTGTATCGTCGATGCTGGTTATATCCATCAAACTTCACATCCCAAGGTACAGGAGCAATACCAGTTTGAGGATATTCAAAACTGGGCCAAAGAAAATAAATGGACCAAACTGGAAATCATTCATACTGAAAAGGGCCAATCTTCAGATAATGAAGGAATAGTTGAATTTAAGGCACACTTTATCGCTGCTGATGGCAAACTGCATGTTCACCAAGAAAGATCAGTATTTCTAAAGGAAGACGGAAAATGGTTTTACTTGGAGGGTAGCTACCCAAAATCAGCCCCAGTCCAATCCAATAAGGTATCCCGCAATGATCCTTGCCCATGTGGAAGTGGCAAGAAGTTCAAAAAATGTTGTGGCTAA
- a CDS encoding sulfatase, protein MRKLNFLPFELIKQNVLLGLIMLLTLSCQEKKEVPLNVLFIAIDDLRPELGAYGKDYVHSPHLDELAGQSSLFMNHYVTVPTCGASRYSLLTGQLPKNKGDLNNQAAANKIAGKPEGELPETFVHQLKRNGYYTVGIGKISHHPDGYVYGYMDPKSDQLELPHSWDEMLLDAGKWGTGHNAFFGYADGNNRNGMNKQVKPYESADVEDEGYPDGLTANLAIKKLKELKSQKEGEPFFLGVGFFKPHLPFTAPKKYWDLYDEEDIPLAPFAAVPENSSKASLLESGEFNQYALGEEKAGLDHKVSDAYARKLRHGYLAAVSYVDAQVGKVLDELERLGLDENTVVVVWGDHGWHLGDQLVWGKHTIFERGLKSVLMIKHPKVEAQEIEKIVSTVDIYPTLMDLMGVKTNYPLDGKSMVPLMENPDWEEWRNTAYGYFRNGISLRTPEYRLSKYFREQEPKIELYDHKNDPNETVNIAQQKPEIVEQLMPLWERGNTGIFE, encoded by the coding sequence TTGAGAAAACTGAATTTTTTACCATTTGAACTCATCAAGCAAAATGTCCTTTTGGGCTTAATCATGCTTTTGACCCTATCCTGTCAAGAGAAGAAGGAAGTGCCTTTGAACGTGCTGTTCATCGCTATTGATGACTTAAGACCCGAATTAGGCGCGTATGGAAAGGATTATGTGCATTCACCCCATCTGGATGAATTGGCCGGTCAGAGCAGTTTGTTTATGAATCATTATGTTACCGTTCCCACTTGTGGCGCCTCCAGGTATAGTTTGTTGACTGGTCAGTTGCCCAAAAATAAGGGAGATTTGAATAATCAAGCGGCAGCAAATAAAATTGCAGGGAAGCCAGAAGGAGAGCTGCCGGAGACTTTTGTACACCAGCTGAAGAGAAATGGATATTATACGGTAGGCATCGGCAAGATTTCCCATCATCCAGATGGCTATGTCTATGGTTATATGGACCCAAAAAGTGACCAGTTAGAATTGCCACATAGTTGGGATGAAATGCTATTGGATGCAGGGAAATGGGGAACGGGTCACAATGCTTTTTTCGGTTATGCAGATGGTAACAATAGAAATGGTATGAACAAGCAGGTAAAGCCTTACGAATCAGCCGATGTGGAAGATGAGGGGTATCCGGATGGTCTGACAGCTAATTTGGCCATAAAAAAATTAAAAGAGCTTAAATCCCAAAAAGAGGGTGAACCCTTCTTTTTGGGAGTAGGCTTTTTCAAGCCGCACTTACCTTTTACCGCTCCCAAAAAATATTGGGACCTTTATGATGAGGAAGATATTCCCTTGGCGCCATTTGCAGCTGTTCCAGAAAATTCCTCCAAAGCCAGTTTATTAGAGAGTGGTGAATTCAACCAATATGCTTTAGGAGAAGAAAAAGCGGGCTTGGACCATAAGGTATCTGATGCTTACGCCAGAAAACTTCGTCATGGTTATTTGGCAGCTGTTAGCTATGTGGATGCTCAAGTGGGAAAGGTTTTGGATGAACTGGAGCGTTTGGGCTTGGATGAGAATACGGTAGTAGTGGTTTGGGGAGATCATGGCTGGCATTTGGGCGACCAATTGGTTTGGGGCAAGCATACCATTTTTGAAAGGGGGCTGAAAAGCGTTTTGATGATAAAGCATCCCAAAGTGGAAGCTCAGGAAATTGAGAAAATCGTTAGTACCGTTGATATTTATCCTACATTGATGGATTTGATGGGCGTGAAAACCAACTATCCATTGGATGGAAAAAGCATGGTTCCTTTAATGGAAAACCCTGATTGGGAGGAATGGAGGAATACAGCCTATGGTTATTTTAGAAATGGAATTTCGTTAAGGACACCTGAATATAGACTGAGTAAATACTTCAGGGAACAGGAGCCCAAAATAGAGCTTTATGATCATAAGAACGATCCCAATGAAACCGTGAATATCGCCCAGCAAAAGCCGGAAATAGTGGAGCAATTGATGCCGCTGTGGGAGCGGGGAAATACTGGGATTTTTGAATAG
- a CDS encoding alkaline phosphatase, protein MKIRIIFTFFYFLLSLSLLAQEKELFKLHSHNDYKQNVPFWTAFASHCASIEADVLLVNGELMVAHERESIKPGQTLESLYLAPIRKAKDLGLPLSMDFQLLVDIKTEAYATMEVLEKVLEDYRDILSDGAKSGVQVVVSGSRPDINDYKNYSDLIRFDYQDTDLSKRLPWDKIALVSLPYSKYSVWNGKGRLVAEEEKVLKELIKTVHDANRPIRFWGAPDSKTAWKAFFDLGIDYINTDQPNKAYEYLSKLDKNLVITKYPHAVYQPEYLVDGQEVPIEQIIMMVGDGNGLAHISAGVYANGGVLNLSQLKHIALVKTQSADDFTTDSAAGATALATGEKVNNRAIGFSVNETPLKNLPEILKEYNFNSGIVTTDHVTGATPSSFYAHRMDRGMTLGIAEDLANSPLSLFIGAGKNDFVTNGRDLIQSLETSGFSMAKSIREIAHSGAERIGYFASNQGLPTVNKGREDYLLEATRNALSFLDNKQAPFFLLIEGAMIDSGGHINDAGMVVEEEVDFDLAIGEVLKYADDHPGTLVLITADHETGGVTLPQGNIAEREVELEFSTHDHTGIMVPLFAYGAHASAFTGVYENTDIFKRIMELVHSHQQVNSSN, encoded by the coding sequence ATGAAAATCAGGATTATTTTCACCTTTTTTTACTTTTTATTGTCATTGAGTTTGCTGGCGCAGGAAAAGGAGCTTTTTAAGCTTCATTCTCATAATGATTACAAACAAAATGTGCCTTTCTGGACGGCTTTTGCCAGTCATTGTGCCTCTATAGAAGCGGATGTATTGTTGGTCAATGGAGAATTGATGGTAGCCCATGAAAGAGAGAGTATAAAGCCCGGCCAAACATTGGAGAGTCTTTACCTAGCACCGATCAGAAAGGCAAAAGATTTGGGGCTTCCACTATCCATGGATTTTCAACTTTTGGTGGACATCAAAACAGAAGCTTATGCCACCATGGAAGTATTGGAAAAGGTGCTTGAAGATTATAGAGATATTCTTTCGGATGGAGCTAAATCTGGTGTTCAAGTGGTGGTCTCCGGCAGCAGGCCTGATATAAATGACTATAAAAATTATTCAGATTTGATACGGTTTGATTATCAGGATACTGATTTGTCCAAGCGTTTACCATGGGATAAAATAGCCTTGGTAAGTTTGCCCTATAGTAAATATTCCGTTTGGAATGGAAAGGGCAGATTGGTAGCTGAAGAGGAAAAAGTGTTGAAAGAATTGATCAAAACTGTCCATGATGCCAATCGCCCCATTAGGTTTTGGGGGGCGCCGGATAGCAAAACAGCATGGAAAGCTTTTTTTGATTTAGGCATTGATTATATCAATACCGACCAGCCCAATAAGGCTTACGAGTACCTAAGCAAATTGGATAAAAACCTAGTTATCACAAAATATCCGCATGCGGTTTACCAGCCCGAATACCTAGTGGATGGACAGGAAGTACCTATAGAGCAAATTATAATGATGGTCGGCGACGGCAATGGTTTGGCGCATATATCTGCAGGTGTATATGCCAATGGAGGGGTTTTGAATCTGAGCCAATTAAAGCATATCGCCTTGGTCAAGACCCAATCAGCTGATGATTTTACGACTGATTCGGCCGCTGGAGCCACAGCGCTGGCCACGGGTGAAAAAGTGAATAACAGGGCCATTGGCTTTTCTGTAAATGAAACACCACTTAAAAATCTTCCGGAAATCCTTAAAGAATATAATTTTAACAGTGGTATTGTCACTACTGATCATGTGACAGGCGCTACTCCATCTTCTTTTTATGCACATAGAATGGACAGGGGAATGACCCTTGGTATCGCAGAGGACCTCGCTAACAGCCCATTGAGCTTATTTATTGGAGCTGGTAAAAATGATTTTGTGACCAATGGAAGGGATTTAATCCAATCTTTGGAAACATCAGGTTTTTCAATGGCCAAATCAATCAGGGAAATTGCACATTCAGGAGCTGAAAGGATCGGTTATTTTGCGAGTAATCAGGGCCTGCCAACAGTTAATAAAGGTAGAGAGGACTACTTGTTAGAAGCGACAAGAAATGCTTTGAGCTTTTTGGATAATAAGCAGGCTCCATTCTTTTTGCTGATCGAAGGGGCCATGATAGATTCAGGAGGCCATATCAATGACGCTGGAATGGTGGTGGAAGAGGAAGTAGATTTTGATTTAGCGATAGGTGAGGTGCTAAAATATGCTGATGACCATCCTGGAACTTTGGTATTGATCACTGCGGACCATGAAACGGGGGGAGTGACTTTACCTCAGGGAAATATAGCAGAAAGGGAAGTTGAGTTGGAATTTAGTACGCATGACCACACCGGCATTATGGTGCCTTTATTTGCTTATGGTGCCCATGCATCCGCATTTACCGGTGTTTATGAGAATACCGATATTTTTAAGAGGATTATGGAATTGGTCCATAGCCATCAGCAGGTAAATAGCAGTAATTAG
- a CDS encoding rhodanese-like domain-containing protein: MMNNLPKIQKFLLSKLPFLFLAILITVAFQQKEPWTAKQMLPPAELVQKLKLPKDKQPLIISIGPQAVIKNSVDIGAGQNPKNITQLKALVSKLPKDKEIVLYCGCCPLTKCPNVRPAFSTLNEMGFKNHQLLALLTNIKVDWIDKDYPVKQ; this comes from the coding sequence ATGATGAATAATCTTCCAAAGATCCAAAAATTCCTTCTAAGCAAGCTACCTTTCTTATTCTTGGCCATTTTGATCACGGTAGCATTCCAACAAAAGGAGCCTTGGACAGCCAAGCAAATGTTACCACCTGCTGAACTTGTTCAAAAATTAAAACTTCCCAAAGACAAACAACCCCTTATCATCAGCATCGGCCCCCAAGCGGTCATAAAGAACTCCGTGGATATAGGTGCGGGACAAAACCCCAAGAACATTACTCAACTTAAAGCCTTGGTCAGTAAATTACCTAAGGACAAAGAAATCGTTCTTTATTGTGGTTGCTGCCCACTGACCAAATGTCCCAATGTAAGACCTGCTTTCTCCACCTTGAACGAAATGGGCTTCAAAAACCATCAACTATTGGCCTTACTGACCAATATCAAGGTGGACTGGATCGATAAAGATTATCCCGTAAAGCAATAA
- a CDS encoding IS1595 family transposase, producing MNLIEFTGHFPDEESCEQYIKKYREKSGIRCKNCEKITRHYWFANGRFFECSSCRRRSSLKSGTVMENSKLPLRIWLLAMLFMSATKKGFSCLELQRQLGLSRYETTFRLMHRIRSAMGQRDELYILSDMIEYDECYMETVQENQILGQLKRGKGSQKQTAVAVAAESVPLEDLDSGQKTKRCGYFKMRVMDKVDCESVNAFIRANTVGDVVLFTDKNTAYSKIEEVVATHLAVPSGKESVNDTLKWVHKAISNLKRTLLGVYHMITYKYLQNYLNEFVYRLNRRYFGKGLFERLVIAGTYPYVQ from the coding sequence ATGAACCTTATAGAATTTACGGGCCATTTCCCAGATGAGGAAAGTTGTGAACAATACATCAAGAAATACCGTGAGAAAAGCGGTATACGGTGCAAAAACTGTGAGAAGATAACCCGACACTATTGGTTTGCCAACGGCAGGTTTTTCGAATGCAGCAGTTGTCGGAGACGTTCTTCTCTTAAATCAGGGACGGTAATGGAAAACAGCAAGCTTCCGCTCCGTATCTGGCTATTGGCCATGCTGTTTATGTCGGCGACCAAGAAAGGGTTTTCCTGCCTTGAGCTCCAGCGGCAACTGGGGCTTAGCCGATATGAGACCACTTTCCGTCTGATGCACAGGATACGGTCAGCCATGGGACAACGAGATGAGCTTTATATCCTCAGTGACATGATTGAATATGACGAGTGTTATATGGAAACCGTACAGGAGAACCAGATCTTGGGTCAGCTTAAACGTGGAAAAGGCAGCCAGAAACAGACCGCAGTAGCGGTGGCGGCCGAATCGGTACCCTTGGAAGACCTGGATTCCGGGCAGAAAACAAAGCGCTGTGGCTATTTCAAAATGAGGGTCATGGACAAAGTGGACTGCGAGAGTGTCAATGCCTTTATCCGGGCCAATACCGTAGGGGATGTGGTACTGTTTACAGACAAGAACACGGCCTACTCGAAAATAGAGGAAGTGGTGGCCACCCATTTGGCCGTTCCATCGGGAAAGGAGTCCGTAAACGACACCTTAAAATGGGTACACAAAGCAATCAGTAATCTTAAAAGAACCCTGTTGGGGGTATATCACATGATAACTTATAAATATTTACAGAACTATTTAAATGAGTTTGTTTACAGATTGAACCGAAGATATTTTGGCAAAGGACTCTTTGAAAGGCTCGTTATTGCGGGCACTTACCCATACGTGCAGTAA
- a CDS encoding RNA polymerase sigma-70 factor, translating into MAKDSLKGSLLRALTHTCSKTDTHNILRKIVEDNDQRAFATFFDHYHTRLINLALLFLPNYQMAEEVVSDVILQLLQKREGLLQIQNFEGYLFKMVKNRALNMLKVSSKEKGKISIDDIQDYLIPDVSDPEKRMINSDLRRELNRVIENLPPKRRLVFKMVKDENMSYKEVAEILEISERTVEVHLKLAISDLIS; encoded by the coding sequence TTGGCAAAGGACTCTTTGAAAGGCTCGTTATTGCGGGCACTTACCCATACGTGCAGTAAAACGGATACACATAATATTTTAAGAAAGATTGTTGAAGACAATGATCAGCGAGCATTTGCGACTTTTTTTGATCATTACCATACCAGACTGATCAATTTAGCCTTATTGTTTTTACCAAATTATCAAATGGCAGAGGAGGTGGTTTCAGATGTGATTTTGCAGCTACTTCAGAAGAGAGAAGGCTTACTCCAAATTCAAAATTTTGAAGGATATCTTTTCAAAATGGTTAAAAACCGGGCACTGAATATGCTTAAGGTTTCTTCAAAAGAAAAGGGAAAAATCAGTATTGATGATATACAAGATTATCTTATTCCGGATGTTTCAGATCCTGAAAAGAGGATGATCAATAGTGATTTAAGAAGGGAACTTAATCGGGTAATTGAAAACTTGCCACCAAAAAGAAGGTTGGTTTTTAAAATGGTAAAGGACGAAAATATGTCTTATAAAGAGGTGGCTGAGATATTGGAAATATCAGAAAGAACTGTTGAGGTTCATTTAAAATTGGCCATTTCAGATTTAATCTCTTAG
- the tnpA gene encoding IS200/IS605 family transposase: MSQESKYIHKSHNVSVLLYHIVCSAKYRRVVFSKEVDKVLTSTCEQIELRYEIKFLEIGTDADHVHFLIQSVPTYSITKIVRKIKSLVSREVFKECPEVKKQLWGGEFWGKGYFVNTVGQHGTEEKIANYVKSQGLEKGYKKLKTNYQLKIFD; this comes from the coding sequence ATGTCGCAAGAAAGTAAGTATATCCATAAGAGTCATAATGTATCAGTTTTGCTGTACCATATAGTTTGCTCAGCAAAATATAGACGAGTAGTGTTCAGTAAAGAGGTTGATAAAGTTCTGACATCGACGTGTGAACAGATAGAACTAAGATATGAGATTAAATTTCTGGAAATCGGTACAGATGCTGACCATGTACATTTTCTGATCCAATCGGTTCCAACGTATAGTATAACCAAAATAGTGAGAAAGATAAAGAGTTTAGTGTCACGAGAGGTGTTTAAAGAATGCCCAGAGGTGAAAAAACAGCTCTGGGGAGGGGAGTTTTGGGGTAAGGGATATTTTGTCAATACGGTAGGCCAACATGGAACAGAGGAAAAGATCGCTAATTATGTAAAGAGTCAAGGGCTGGAAAAAGGATATAAAAAACTGAAGACCAATTATCAATTAAAAATATTCGATTGA
- a CDS encoding FecR family protein, with amino-acid sequence MDKNQDIEILLIRFFQGSASASEKKAVHEWLKKDHRNQYEFEKLQSFWEDDIEDHKLINHEDQKSKIWEKYLRDAPNESTKRWNIRRISYGLVASLVTILVLSLIFFSKQEVVVQPTSVAMVDKMNPLGQKSQFQLPDGSKVWLNADSKISFPENFSDSSRLVNLEGEAFFEIVTDKTRPFTVKTNEFDIQVLGTAFNVHAFKEEGQSSVALLEGSVKVINQNEGQDKELFLSPGKGLTYIKSLDAFREFSREKDPNTFNKAIYWKNGELIFNGVDLSGFVKEISRWYGVSVDIHGVPNQTWHLKGTFKNEYLSNILDAVSYNKGFQYELKDKKLIITFN; translated from the coding sequence ATGGATAAGAACCAAGATATAGAAATTTTATTAATCAGATTTTTTCAAGGAAGTGCTTCTGCTTCTGAAAAGAAGGCTGTGCATGAATGGCTGAAAAAGGATCATAGAAACCAGTATGAATTCGAAAAACTCCAGTCTTTTTGGGAGGATGACATTGAGGACCATAAGTTAATTAACCACGAGGATCAAAAAAGTAAGATTTGGGAAAAGTATTTGAGAGATGCTCCAAATGAATCAACTAAAAGATGGAATATAAGAAGGATTAGTTATGGACTAGTAGCATCACTGGTGACTATTTTGGTGTTGTCCCTTATTTTTTTTAGTAAACAAGAAGTAGTAGTTCAGCCTACTTCAGTTGCTATGGTTGATAAAATGAACCCCTTAGGACAAAAGTCTCAATTTCAGTTACCTGATGGATCAAAAGTTTGGCTGAATGCAGACAGCAAAATTTCTTTTCCGGAGAATTTTTCGGACTCAAGTCGTTTAGTGAATTTAGAGGGCGAAGCATTTTTTGAGATTGTTACTGACAAAACAAGGCCTTTTACTGTCAAAACAAATGAATTTGATATTCAAGTGTTAGGGACAGCATTTAATGTCCATGCATTTAAGGAAGAAGGTCAGTCGAGTGTGGCTTTGCTAGAGGGATCGGTCAAGGTCATCAATCAAAATGAGGGACAAGATAAAGAACTATTTTTGAGTCCAGGAAAGGGGCTAACTTATATCAAGTCACTTGACGCATTTCGTGAGTTCAGCAGAGAAAAGGATCCAAACACATTTAATAAAGCGATTTATTGGAAAAATGGAGAGCTGATATTTAATGGTGTGGATCTTTCGGGATTTGTAAAGGAAATCAGTCGATGGTACGGGGTAAGCGTAGATATTCATGGCGTACCCAATCAAACCTGGCATTTAAAAGGAACTTTTAAGAATGAATATTTATCCAATATTCTTGATGCTGTATCTTATAATAAAGGGTTTCAATATGAATTAAAAGATAAGAAATTGATCATCACATTTAACTAA
- a CDS encoding SusC/RagA family TonB-linked outer membrane protein: MKKRVLKLLLMGFTYSIIGLITQILFVNMLWATDTNAQSVKSMKEVSVNVGFDNKKLVDLFGELELKTPFVFVYDKDDPFLSERISLVKKKQSVEDVLIEIAREKKLRFKQVNNNISVSKASSEEKIIEYAIREFTVSGTVLSNSDGQPIPGATVIVKNSTKGTVTDIDGNFSIEVPDVGAVLVISFVGYKAQEISITSQTILEVSLEEDYQNMDEVVVIGYGTQKKSDLTGAVVSANVEYLTQMGNVSAFQGLQGSVPGLNIGAVDVAGENPSFSIRGQNTISSSQGDNQPLIVVDGMIYRGNIIDINTADIKSIDVLKDISSTAIYGSQASNGVILITTKKGGESKKPVINYSASYSLQIPSNKLEPMEGEELDMFLHDVFWDNGSRIGPDYLESNPDFTLTPYFRNGAIADNYSAGIENDWWGSLTHNGSTNNQNVSIRGGDEWVSYFLSGGFTDVKGFMENEAFKKYNYRANLKGKINNWLSVGLESFLTTSDYSGISPNISDTFVMYPWAPVYDENGDYALTPDNRGLNPFLQIQQDNSDKRFNLFGKVFAEVSLPFLEGLTYRLNFSQNYRRTDQFTFNPWGASYTGAGSKFHSQDYDWIFDNIVSYKRTFEEDHKLDATFLYGVEERNVSNTNTNAQNFVNDLLGYDRLQAGDPTLNGISTGHEKETSLYMMGRLFYSFKNKYMITGTVRRDGFSGFGSQNKVGVFPSVALGWVLSEEDFFGGLSTTVDYLKLRASYGKSGRRGVGRYQTQSTVDSHPSVVFGDGGSATQGQWITTLANDELGWETTTGLNLGIDFGIIGSRINGNIEYYNNNTRDILYNVQLPVATGFTSIATNIGKVNNWGVELGLNATVLNQEKFKWKAGLVYSRNRNEIVSILGSANDNDGDGKEDDLVANGLFIGQPQSVNYNYEIEGMWQIADQEAGNIPSGFLPGTYRLADLNGDGKISASDDRKILGYQDPAYRVGLTNNFTYKNFNLYVFINSIQGGKNYYQANLSFGTNPWHKLDQLVYSNPPKGAWDYWMPENPNAKFRRPDTYSQLGQYAGPHQQRNFIRVQDVSLSYTFDKSILERIGVKNLKLFLSGKNLFTFTKWDGWDPETGVGFVPGRPVMTSYTLGLNLDI, translated from the coding sequence ATGAAAAAACGAGTACTAAAACTATTGCTCATGGGATTTACCTATTCTATAATTGGGCTAATCACTCAGATTTTATTTGTGAACATGTTATGGGCTACGGATACCAATGCCCAAAGTGTGAAAAGCATGAAAGAAGTAAGTGTCAATGTCGGCTTTGATAACAAGAAGCTTGTTGATCTATTTGGGGAACTGGAATTGAAGACCCCTTTTGTGTTTGTCTATGATAAAGATGATCCGTTTTTATCAGAAAGAATTAGCCTTGTGAAGAAGAAGCAAAGCGTTGAAGATGTTTTGATCGAAATAGCCAGAGAGAAAAAACTCAGATTTAAGCAGGTTAACAATAATATCAGCGTAAGCAAGGCTTCTTCCGAGGAGAAAATAATTGAATATGCCATTAGGGAATTTACTGTAAGTGGAACAGTCCTTTCGAATTCCGATGGGCAGCCCATTCCTGGCGCAACGGTAATAGTAAAGAATTCTACCAAGGGGACCGTTACTGATATAGATGGTAACTTCTCGATTGAAGTGCCTGATGTAGGAGCTGTATTGGTCATTTCTTTTGTGGGTTACAAGGCTCAGGAAATTTCAATTACTAGTCAAACTATACTGGAAGTCAGTTTGGAAGAAGACTACCAAAATATGGATGAAGTAGTAGTAATTGGATATGGAACACAAAAGAAAAGTGATTTAACTGGAGCTGTTGTTTCAGCTAACGTAGAATATTTGACTCAAATGGGAAATGTATCCGCTTTTCAAGGGCTTCAAGGATCTGTCCCTGGACTAAATATTGGAGCTGTAGATGTAGCTGGAGAAAATCCCTCATTTTCGATAAGGGGGCAAAATACGATTTCGAGTAGCCAAGGTGATAATCAACCATTGATTGTTGTAGATGGAATGATATATAGAGGTAATATTATTGATATCAATACCGCTGATATAAAATCAATAGATGTATTAAAAGACATCAGTTCAACTGCTATCTATGGATCTCAAGCCTCTAATGGTGTAATACTTATTACAACAAAAAAAGGAGGAGAGTCGAAAAAGCCTGTAATTAATTATAGTGCTAGTTATTCTTTACAGATTCCTTCCAATAAACTAGAACCAATGGAAGGAGAAGAACTCGATATGTTTTTACATGATGTTTTTTGGGACAATGGTAGCCGTATTGGGCCTGATTATTTAGAGAGCAATCCTGATTTTACTTTAACTCCATATTTTAGAAATGGTGCCATTGCTGATAATTATTCTGCTGGAATAGAAAATGATTGGTGGGGATCATTGACCCATAACGGAAGTACGAACAACCAAAATGTAAGTATTAGAGGTGGAGATGAATGGGTTAGCTATTTTCTATCAGGAGGATTTACAGATGTTAAAGGTTTTATGGAAAATGAAGCTTTTAAAAAATATAATTATCGAGCAAATCTAAAGGGAAAGATAAATAATTGGCTTAGTGTAGGTTTAGAGTCTTTCTTAACCACCAGTGATTATTCAGGAATTTCACCGAATATATCAGATACGTTTGTGATGTATCCATGGGCTCCTGTTTATGATGAGAACGGGGATTATGCATTAACCCCTGATAACCGAGGCCTGAATCCGTTTTTGCAAATTCAACAAGATAATTCAGATAAGCGATTTAATCTGTTTGGAAAAGTTTTTGCCGAAGTAAGCCTTCCTTTTTTAGAAGGATTAACATATCGACTTAATTTTTCCCAGAACTATAGAAGGACTGATCAATTTACTTTTAATCCTTGGGGTGCTAGCTATACGGGAGCTGGTTCTAAATTTCATAGCCAAGATTATGATTGGATATTTGACAATATTGTTTCCTATAAAAGGACATTTGAAGAGGATCATAAGTTGGATGCAACATTCCTATATGGAGTAGAGGAAAGAAATGTGTCTAACACTAATACTAATGCCCAGAATTTTGTAAATGATTTGTTGGGTTATGATAGACTTCAGGCAGGAGATCCAACATTGAACGGTATTTCTACTGGGCACGAAAAAGAGACCAGCTTATATATGATGGGCAGATTGTTTTATAGCTTTAAAAACAAATATATGATTACTGGTACAGTAAGAAGAGATGGTTTTTCAGGGTTTGGTAGTCAAAATAAAGTTGGGGTGTTTCCATCAGTTGCTTTGGGCTGGGTTCTTAGTGAAGAAGATTTTTTTGGCGGACTTTCCACAACTGTAGATTATTTAAAGCTTAGAGCTTCTTATGGTAAATCTGGAAGAAGAGGTGTTGGGAGGTATCAGACGCAGTCAACGGTAGATTCACATCCTAGTGTGGTTTTTGGTGATGGAGGTTCAGCTACACAAGGTCAGTGGATTACAACCCTTGCAAATGATGAATTAGGGTGGGAAACTACGACAGGTCTCAATTTGGGGATAGACTTTGGTATTATAGGCTCTAGAATCAATGGTAACATAGAATATTACAATAACAATACTAGAGATATTCTTTACAATGTTCAGTTGCCGGTAGCTACTGGATTTACATCTATTGCTACGAATATTGGTAAAGTAAATAACTGGGGAGTAGAATTGGGACTAAATGCAACCGTTCTTAACCAAGAAAAATTTAAATGGAAAGCCGGTTTAGTTTATTCAAGGAATAGGAATGAAATAGTTTCTATCCTTGGAAGTGCTAACGATAATGATGGAGATGGTAAGGAAGATGATTTAGTGGCCAATGGATTGTTTATAGGCCAGCCTCAAAGTGTTAATTATAATTATGAAATTGAAGGGATGTGGCAAATAGCAGATCAAGAGGCTGGTAATATTCCTAGTGGGTTTTTGCCTGGAACTTACCGACTTGCAGACTTGAATGGAGATGGAAAAATAAGTGCCTCTGATGATCGGAAAATTTTGGGCTATCAAGACCCTGCATATAGAGTTGGGCTAACAAATAATTTTACTTACAAAAACTTTAACCTCTATGTATTCATTAATTCCATCCAAGGAGGAAAGAATTATTATCAAGCAAATCTAAGTTTTGGAACCAATCCATGGCATAAACTTGATCAATTAGTTTATTCCAACCCGCCAAAGGGAGCTTGGGATTATTGGATGCCAGAAAATCCTAATGCGAAATTTAGAAGACCAGATACCTATTCTCAATTGGGACAGTATGCAGGACCTCACCAACAACGAAATTTTATTAGGGTTCAGGACGTTTCGTTGTCTTATACCTTTGACAAATCTATCTTAGAAAGAATTGGAGTGAAAAATTTGAAGCTCTTTTTGAGTGGCAAAAATCTTTTCACTTTTACGAAGTGGGACGGTTGGGATCCTGAAACAGGTGTTGGTTTTGTGCCGGGACGCCCTGTTATGACAAGCTATACCCTAGGCCTTAATCTTGATATTTAA